One genomic segment of Salinigranum rubrum includes these proteins:
- the cgi121 gene encoding KEOPS complex subunit Cgi121 produces MRLVEGSVDIDDVDAFVERLSGIGESHGVTVQAFDARYVVSRAHLERAVELADRAFERGENVARDRGVEILLYAAGRRQIDRALTLGVSPGTQPVVVLVDSDAGDEAAEREAAGSVEEGLAPEETLGTFDEERVRTYFDVSDRELDAVAGTLEDVVLERVALLDVEK; encoded by the coding sequence GTGAGACTCGTCGAAGGGAGCGTGGATATCGACGACGTCGACGCGTTCGTCGAGCGACTGAGCGGAATCGGCGAGTCCCACGGCGTGACCGTCCAGGCGTTCGACGCGCGGTACGTCGTCTCGCGCGCGCACCTCGAACGGGCCGTCGAACTCGCCGACCGCGCGTTCGAACGCGGGGAGAACGTCGCCCGCGACCGCGGCGTCGAGATACTCCTCTACGCGGCCGGCCGCCGACAGATCGACCGGGCGCTCACCCTCGGCGTCTCGCCGGGCACCCAGCCAGTCGTCGTGCTCGTCGACTCCGACGCCGGTGACGAGGCGGCAGAGCGGGAAGCGGCCGGTTCCGTCGAGGAGGGACTGGCCCCGGAGGAGACGCTCGGGACGTTCGACGAGGAGCGGGTCAGAACGTACTTCGACGTGAGCGACCGGGAACTCGACGCCGTCGCGGGCACGCTGGAGGACGTCGTCCTCGAACGCGTGGCGCTGCTCGACGTCGAGAAGTGA
- a CDS encoding ornithine cyclodeaminase family protein, with protein MRVLSDSDLTQVLSLSDLLPVVEEAFVKQGRGEVERPPRPHFPISEGETTGTALVMPAAIHGASTFTTKVATVHPSNPERGFPTVRAQVHVTDAATGETRATMDGSRLTNARTGCIGGLAARELASGRAVDLAVVGAGAQARWQTRAIAAATEIERVRVYSPTPDSRTQCAADLRTEGLDAEAVDTPSKAVEDATVVVTATTATEPVFSGADLAPGTLVVAVGAYSAEMCELDATTVDRAARVFADVPEEVVETGDIAGRLSVEELIPLSEVFEGRAGRESKEEILVVDSVGSAVLDAAAAEHVLERAEAQAVGTVVEG; from the coding sequence ATGCGCGTTCTCTCCGACAGCGACCTCACACAGGTGCTCTCGCTTTCCGACCTCCTCCCGGTCGTCGAGGAGGCGTTCGTGAAACAGGGCCGCGGCGAGGTCGAACGCCCGCCGCGCCCGCACTTTCCCATCAGCGAGGGCGAGACGACCGGAACGGCCCTCGTGATGCCCGCCGCGATTCACGGCGCGTCGACGTTCACGACGAAGGTGGCGACGGTCCACCCGTCGAACCCCGAACGCGGGTTCCCCACGGTTCGCGCACAGGTCCACGTCACCGACGCGGCGACGGGCGAGACGCGCGCGACGATGGACGGCAGTCGACTCACGAACGCCCGGACGGGCTGTATCGGCGGTCTCGCCGCGCGGGAACTCGCTTCTGGACGCGCTGTCGACCTCGCCGTCGTCGGCGCCGGCGCACAGGCGCGCTGGCAGACGCGCGCCATCGCGGCCGCGACCGAAATCGAGCGCGTCCGCGTCTACTCGCCGACGCCCGACTCCCGAACCCAGTGCGCGGCCGACCTCCGGACGGAGGGACTCGACGCCGAGGCGGTCGACACTCCCTCGAAAGCGGTCGAGGACGCCACCGTGGTCGTGACGGCGACGACGGCCACCGAACCCGTCTTCTCGGGGGCGGACCTCGCGCCCGGCACCCTCGTCGTCGCCGTCGGCGCCTACTCCGCCGAGATGTGCGAACTCGACGCGACGACGGTCGACCGGGCGGCCCGGGTGTTCGCCGACGTGCCGGAAGAGGTGGTCGAGACCGGCGACATCGCGGGCCGCCTCTCGGTCGAAGAGCTGATACCGCTCTCGGAGGTGTTCGAGGGCCGTGCGGGCAGAGAGTCGAAGGAGGAGATACTCGTCGTCGACAGCGTCGGGAGCGCGGTGCTCGACGCGGCCGCCGCCGAACACGTGTTAGAACGGGCCGAAGCGCAGGCGGTCGGAACGGTCGTCGAGGGGTGA
- a CDS encoding CBS domain-containing protein, giving the protein MTLKDVAIRGVETAGPDASVPMLANTMDEKGVGSVVITEENRVVGIVTDRDVALTLAREADPTTLTAADVMASEPLTMPHDAGLLELVERMDVESVRRVPIVDDNGVIVGIVTLDDLVRLLSVELEHLASIVEAESP; this is encoded by the coding sequence ATGACGCTGAAAGACGTCGCCATCAGAGGGGTCGAGACCGCAGGACCGGACGCCAGCGTTCCGATGCTGGCGAACACGATGGACGAGAAGGGGGTCGGAAGCGTCGTCATCACCGAGGAGAACCGGGTCGTGGGAATCGTCACCGACCGCGACGTGGCGCTGACGCTGGCTCGTGAAGCCGACCCGACGACGCTCACCGCCGCGGACGTGATGGCGTCCGAGCCGCTGACGATGCCGCACGACGCCGGCCTCCTCGAACTCGTGGAGCGGATGGACGTCGAGAGCGTCCGCCGCGTGCCCATCGTCGACGACAACGGCGTCATCGTCGGCATCGTCACCCTCGACGACCTCGTCCGCCTCCTCTCCGTCGAACTGGAACACCTCGCCTCCATCGTCGAGGCCGAATCACCCTGA
- a CDS encoding zinc-dependent alcohol dehydrogenase family protein produces MRAAVLDAYGEPLDIRDVDAPSADGASAVVAVEACGICRSDWHGWQGDWEWLGLKPEAGQILGHEPAGRVLSVGDDVETISEGDHVAIPFNLGDGSCHQCRNGHGNTCESVMPLGFVEPAQGAFAEEVRVPAADYNLVHLPDGVSSTDMAGLGCRFMTSFHALAHRASVDAGDWVVVHGCGGVGLSAVHIADALGGNVVAVDLQEEKLAKARDLGAFETVNASEVEDVPREVMGITDGGADVSVDALGIAQTCTNSVMSLGTRGQHVQIGLTTQDEQGAVSLPTDLMVMREIEFIGSLGMPPTRYDEIFEMVATGKLDPSGVISETVSLDDVSDKLAAMTDFETVGIPVIDRF; encoded by the coding sequence ATGCGTGCAGCAGTACTCGACGCGTACGGCGAACCGCTCGACATCAGAGACGTCGACGCTCCCTCGGCAGACGGCGCAAGCGCGGTGGTGGCGGTCGAAGCCTGTGGCATCTGCCGGAGCGACTGGCACGGCTGGCAGGGCGACTGGGAGTGGCTGGGGCTCAAACCCGAGGCGGGACAGATTCTCGGACACGAACCCGCGGGACGGGTCCTCTCTGTCGGCGACGACGTCGAGACCATCAGCGAGGGCGACCACGTCGCCATCCCGTTCAACCTCGGCGACGGAAGCTGTCACCAGTGCCGGAACGGACACGGCAACACCTGCGAGAGCGTCATGCCGCTCGGTTTCGTCGAGCCGGCACAGGGCGCGTTCGCCGAGGAGGTCCGGGTTCCCGCCGCGGACTACAACCTCGTCCACCTCCCGGACGGCGTCTCGTCCACCGACATGGCCGGGCTGGGCTGTCGGTTCATGACCTCGTTTCACGCGCTCGCCCATCGGGCTTCCGTCGATGCGGGCGACTGGGTCGTCGTCCACGGCTGCGGCGGCGTCGGTCTCTCGGCCGTTCACATCGCCGACGCCCTAGGTGGGAACGTCGTCGCGGTCGACCTCCAAGAGGAGAAACTGGCGAAGGCGCGTGACCTCGGCGCGTTCGAGACGGTCAACGCGAGCGAGGTCGAGGACGTCCCACGGGAGGTCATGGGTATCACCGACGGCGGGGCCGACGTCTCCGTCGACGCGCTCGGCATCGCCCAGACCTGCACCAACTCCGTGATGAGCCTCGGCACGCGCGGCCAACACGTCCAGATCGGCCTCACGACGCAGGACGAACAGGGCGCGGTCTCGCTGCCGACCGACCTCATGGTGATGCGGGAGATCGAGTTCATCGGCTCGCTCGGCATGCCGCCGACGCGGTACGACGAGATATTCGAGATGGTCGCCACTGGTAAGCTCGACCCGAGCGGCGTCATCTCCGAGACGGTGTCGCTCGACGACGTCTCGGATAAGCTCGCCGCCATGACCGACTTCGAAACCGTGGGCATTCCGGTCATCGACCGGTTCTGA
- a CDS encoding Sjogren's syndrome/scleroderma autoantigen 1 family protein: MDSARLFAGDCTTTFEGTRDRTTRGRVVVLVKPDRTVLVHDADGYQPVAWLTRPDSLSVEEDESGFGLTARAGEQTLRVVSHDLSGRATYPVSAAGVPVGHHPETGEPLVRTAGRISGLDSGVEYPLVAGAQVLDETCEDCGLPLMRVERGTVFEVCVDRSCEPLDNAVRDRFDGSWSCPDCGAPLRILRRSGLIAGCDAYPTCETAFSIPAGVVRDTCDCGLPVFETPTGRRCLDSTCDEFRLDGEDCESADGT; encoded by the coding sequence ATGGACTCGGCTCGCCTCTTCGCCGGCGACTGCACCACGACCTTCGAGGGGACGCGCGACCGGACTACCCGGGGTCGCGTCGTCGTCCTCGTCAAGCCCGACCGCACCGTCCTCGTCCACGACGCCGACGGCTACCAGCCGGTGGCGTGGCTCACCCGACCGGACTCGCTCTCCGTCGAGGAGGACGAGTCCGGCTTCGGCCTCACCGCCCGGGCGGGCGAGCAGACCCTTCGCGTCGTCTCGCACGACCTGAGCGGGCGGGCGACCTACCCGGTTTCGGCGGCCGGCGTACCGGTCGGTCACCACCCCGAGACGGGCGAACCGCTCGTCCGCACCGCCGGTCGTATCTCCGGGCTCGACTCGGGCGTCGAGTACCCGCTCGTCGCGGGCGCACAGGTCCTCGACGAAACGTGCGAGGACTGCGGCCTCCCGCTGATGCGGGTCGAGCGCGGCACGGTCTTCGAGGTGTGCGTCGACCGCTCGTGTGAGCCCCTCGACAACGCGGTGAGAGACCGGTTCGACGGCTCGTGGTCGTGTCCCGACTGCGGCGCTCCGCTCAGAATCCTCCGGCGGTCGGGCCTCATCGCCGGCTGCGACGCCTACCCGACCTGTGAGACGGCCTTCTCGATTCCGGCGGGCGTCGTCCGCGACACCTGTGACTGCGGGCTTCCCGTCTTCGAGACCCCGACGGGCCGGCGCTGCCTCGACAGCACCTGCGACGAGTTCCGCCTCGACGGGGAAGACTGTGAGAGCGCGGACGGCACCTGA
- a CDS encoding aspartate kinase, with amino-acid sequence MRVVAKFGGTSLGSGDRINRAADSIAGAVEQGHEIAVVASAMGSTTDDLLDEIKFDADDRDKAEIVSMGERTSVRMLKAALSSRGVKAKFLEPGSDDWPVVTDEYGEVDVEETTKRAGKLAAELDDVVPVITGFLAQTLDGTVTTLGRGGSDTTAVMMGKYMDADEVVIVTDVEGVMTGDPHVVEGARNVGRITVDELRNLSFRGAEVVAPSALSYKDAGLNVRVVHYQHGDLLTGGTLIEGEFQNLIDMEDGPLACITIAGRAIRNRPGILAELAQALREAEVNIDSVASGMDSITFYVREDDAELAETVLHERVVSDETLSSVTVDDDIAVIRVTGGELPNRPGIILDIVQPISDGGINIHDLITSATSVAIFVAWGDREDTLRIIQEEFQG; translated from the coding sequence GTGCGCGTAGTCGCGAAGTTCGGGGGGACCTCCCTCGGGAGCGGTGACCGTATCAACCGGGCCGCGGACTCCATCGCGGGGGCCGTCGAGCAGGGTCACGAGATCGCCGTCGTGGCGAGCGCCATGGGGTCGACGACGGACGACCTCCTCGACGAGATCAAGTTCGACGCCGACGACCGCGACAAGGCGGAGATCGTCTCGATGGGCGAGCGCACCTCCGTGCGGATGCTGAAGGCCGCGCTCTCTTCCCGAGGTGTGAAGGCGAAGTTCCTCGAACCCGGCAGCGACGACTGGCCCGTCGTCACCGACGAGTACGGCGAGGTCGACGTCGAGGAGACGACGAAGCGCGCGGGGAAACTCGCCGCCGAACTCGACGACGTCGTGCCGGTCATCACGGGCTTCCTCGCACAGACGCTCGACGGCACCGTCACCACCCTGGGGCGGGGTGGCTCCGACACGACCGCCGTGATGATGGGCAAGTACATGGACGCCGACGAGGTCGTCATCGTCACCGACGTCGAGGGCGTCATGACGGGCGACCCCCACGTCGTCGAGGGGGCGAGAAACGTCGGGCGCATCACCGTCGACGAACTCCGGAACCTCTCGTTCCGCGGGGCCGAAGTCGTCGCGCCCTCGGCGCTGTCGTACAAGGACGCCGGCCTCAACGTCCGCGTCGTCCACTACCAGCACGGCGACCTGCTGACGGGAGGCACGCTCATCGAGGGCGAGTTCCAGAACCTCATCGACATGGAGGACGGCCCGCTGGCGTGCATCACCATCGCCGGGCGCGCCATCCGGAACCGTCCCGGTATCCTCGCCGAACTCGCCCAGGCGCTCCGCGAGGCCGAGGTCAACATCGACTCCGTCGCCAGCGGGATGGACTCCATCACCTTCTACGTGAGAGAGGACGACGCCGAACTCGCCGAGACGGTCCTCCACGAGCGGGTCGTCTCCGACGAGACGCTCTCCTCGGTCACGGTTGATGACGACATCGCCGTCATCCGCGTCACGGGCGGCGAACTCCCCAATCGCCCGGGCATCATCCTCGACATCGTCCAGCCCATCTCCGACGGCGGCATCAACATCCACGACCTCATCACCTCTGCCACCTCCGTCGCCATCTTCGTCGCCTGGGGCGACCGCGAGGACACGCTCCGCATCATCCAAGAAGAGTTCCAGGGCTGA
- a CDS encoding NAD(P)/FAD-dependent oxidoreductase, whose protein sequence is MRPVHVVVCGGGVIGLAAAYYLARRGVEVTVCEAGSLGSGNTDRSAGGIRAQFSTPVNVELSLVSMEVWDAFEERFGVDIAHRRSGYLFLARSEETAEGFREQVAMQNDRGVPSEYLSPAEAREHCPELRAEEFVGATYSPTDGFADPHLALQGFSQAASDAGADVRTKTPVTGVDVEETGDAVTATVTVETPDESLDADVFVNAAGAWARRVGSLAGVDLPIAPRRRQVAVAAPETPVPESVPLTIDLDTGSYFRPEREGQALVGGHFSAEDPDVDPDGYDTGMDLDWAVEAVERAAETARYFGPETGIVRGWAGLYAVTPDHHPIVEVSRPGVVTAGGFSGHGFQHSPATGQLVSELCVDGAASLLDVSPLSRARFDRGEGEEERNVA, encoded by the coding sequence ATACGGCCCGTGCACGTCGTCGTCTGCGGCGGTGGGGTCATCGGCCTCGCCGCCGCCTACTATCTGGCCCGTCGCGGTGTGGAGGTGACCGTCTGCGAAGCGGGGTCGCTCGGCAGCGGCAACACCGACCGCTCCGCCGGCGGCATCCGCGCGCAGTTCTCCACGCCCGTGAACGTCGAACTTTCTCTCGTCTCGATGGAGGTGTGGGACGCCTTCGAGGAGCGCTTCGGCGTCGACATCGCCCACCGTCGGTCGGGCTATCTCTTCCTCGCCCGCTCCGAGGAAACCGCCGAGGGGTTCCGCGAGCAGGTCGCGATGCAGAACGACCGCGGCGTCCCGAGCGAGTACCTCTCGCCCGCGGAGGCACGCGAGCACTGTCCCGAACTACGAGCGGAGGAGTTCGTCGGGGCGACGTACTCCCCCACGGACGGCTTCGCCGACCCACACCTCGCGCTACAGGGCTTCTCACAGGCCGCCAGCGACGCGGGTGCCGACGTCCGGACGAAGACGCCCGTGACCGGCGTCGACGTCGAGGAGACGGGCGACGCCGTGACGGCTACCGTCACCGTCGAGACGCCCGACGAGTCCCTCGACGCCGACGTGTTCGTCAACGCCGCCGGCGCGTGGGCGCGGCGGGTCGGGTCGCTCGCGGGCGTCGACCTGCCTATCGCCCCGCGACGCCGCCAGGTCGCCGTCGCCGCGCCCGAAACGCCGGTTCCCGAATCGGTCCCCCTCACCATCGACCTCGACACGGGGTCGTACTTCCGCCCCGAGCGGGAGGGACAGGCGCTCGTCGGCGGCCACTTCTCGGCAGAGGACCCCGACGTCGACCCCGACGGCTACGACACGGGGATGGACCTCGACTGGGCGGTCGAGGCGGTCGAACGTGCCGCGGAGACGGCGCGGTACTTCGGTCCCGAGACCGGTATCGTCCGCGGGTGGGCCGGCCTGTACGCCGTCACGCCCGACCACCATCCCATCGTGGAAGTCTCACGCCCCGGCGTCGTCACGGCCGGCGGGTTCTCCGGCCACGGCTTCCAGCACTCGCCCGCGACGGGGCAACTGGTGTCCGAACTCTGCGTCGACGGCGCGGCGTCGCTCCTCGACGTCTCCCCGCTCTCGCGTGCGCGGTTCGACCGCGGCGAAGGCGAAGAGGAGCGCAACGTCGCCTGA
- a CDS encoding IMP cyclohydrolase, with translation MYIGRFVVVGPGLGAYRVSSRSFPNRRIVDRAGTLTVGPTDAAEETDNPYVSYNCLRPAGDGVVLGNGSHVDPVAEKVDMGYPARDALALALLALDFEKDDYDTPRVAGVVTAETAFVGTVRRDALLVEEVDEPTLVATYEEDSPRAFEFGSTTADAAAREAYDLDFEHPVCAAAARVTEDGVETAIENGEE, from the coding sequence ATGTACATCGGGAGGTTCGTCGTCGTCGGGCCCGGACTCGGAGCGTATCGCGTCTCGTCGCGGTCGTTCCCGAACCGCCGCATCGTCGACAGAGCGGGGACGCTCACGGTCGGTCCCACCGACGCGGCCGAGGAGACGGACAACCCGTACGTCTCGTACAACTGTCTCCGTCCCGCGGGAGACGGCGTCGTCCTCGGCAACGGCTCGCACGTCGACCCGGTCGCCGAGAAGGTCGACATGGGGTATCCGGCGCGCGACGCGCTCGCGCTCGCACTCTTGGCGCTCGACTTCGAGAAGGACGACTACGACACGCCCCGGGTCGCCGGCGTCGTCACCGCCGAGACCGCGTTCGTCGGCACCGTCCGACGCGACGCGCTCTTGGTCGAGGAAGTCGACGAGCCGACGCTCGTCGCGACGTACGAGGAGGACTCGCCGCGGGCGTTCGAGTTCGGGTCGACGACCGCCGACGCCGCCGCCCGGGAGGCGTACGACCTCGACTTCGAACACCCGGTCTGCGCGGCGGCCGCCCGGGTGACCGAAGACGGGGTCGAGACGGCCATCGAGAACGGCGAGGAGTGA
- a CDS encoding tryptophan--tRNA ligase produces the protein MTDDTPTDADADDTRVEPESRRHLPDGGAAAGADDVTLDPWGSSTIADYRKLFEEFGIEEFDELIESVPNPHYLMRRGVIFGHRDYGPVAEALRNDDPAAVLSGFMPTGDPHIGHKLVFDEIIWHQQQGAEAYGLIADLEAHAARGLTWEEIDEHARDYLLSLLALGFDPEEGTLYRQSGNREVQDLAFELGSKARFAEFEGIYGFDSETSISHMQSVVTQMADILYPQMDEPKPTVIPVGPDQDPHVRLARDLAARMRFFKVTEAYFSQELDDAERALVAEAYEALVEVADGDQDVRCVHGAQHLVDPNSVALDADRPTVEVPELDDPVRASAVKKLQNAGMEPLRPRVRFLDRNASPDAFEDLVERIDGEKRRYDEHVDAFDLSPEDAEELAREVEVDNGGYGFQMPSSLYHRFMTGLTGGKMSSSIPASHISLLDDPAEGYEKVKSATTGGRDTAEEQRELGGEADKCPVYELYAYLLSGDDDDFAKRVYDECVGGERLCGDCKEQAARLMQDFLSEHQEKRAEVEGMLEDLDMELESPRRRVAGEADD, from the coding sequence ATGACCGACGACACACCCACGGACGCGGACGCCGACGACACCCGAGTCGAGCCCGAGAGTCGACGTCACCTCCCCGACGGCGGGGCGGCCGCCGGCGCGGACGACGTGACGCTCGACCCGTGGGGCTCGTCGACCATCGCCGACTACCGGAAACTGTTCGAGGAGTTCGGCATCGAGGAGTTCGACGAACTCATCGAGAGTGTGCCGAATCCCCACTATCTGATGCGCCGCGGCGTCATCTTCGGACACCGCGATTACGGTCCCGTGGCCGAGGCGCTCCGGAACGACGACCCCGCGGCGGTCCTCTCGGGCTTCATGCCGACCGGCGACCCCCACATCGGCCACAAACTGGTGTTCGACGAGATCATCTGGCACCAGCAGCAGGGCGCGGAGGCGTACGGCCTCATCGCCGACCTCGAAGCCCACGCCGCCCGCGGCCTCACCTGGGAGGAAATCGACGAACACGCCCGCGACTACCTCCTCTCGCTCCTGGCGCTCGGGTTCGACCCCGAAGAGGGGACGCTCTACCGGCAGTCCGGCAACCGGGAGGTGCAGGACCTCGCCTTCGAACTCGGTTCCAAGGCTCGCTTCGCGGAGTTCGAGGGCATATACGGCTTCGACAGTGAGACGTCTATCTCGCACATGCAGAGCGTCGTGACGCAGATGGCGGACATCCTCTACCCGCAGATGGACGAGCCGAAACCGACCGTCATCCCCGTGGGCCCGGACCAGGACCCCCACGTCCGACTCGCCCGTGACCTCGCGGCGCGGATGCGCTTCTTCAAGGTGACGGAGGCGTACTTCAGCCAGGAACTCGACGACGCGGAACGGGCGCTCGTCGCGGAGGCGTACGAGGCGCTCGTCGAGGTGGCAGATGGCGACCAGGACGTCCGCTGCGTCCACGGTGCGCAGCACCTCGTCGACCCGAATTCGGTGGCGCTCGACGCCGACCGACCCACCGTGGAGGTCCCCGAACTGGACGACCCCGTCAGAGCCTCAGCGGTGAAGAAGCTCCAGAACGCCGGGATGGAGCCGCTTCGTCCCCGAGTGCGCTTTCTCGACCGCAACGCCTCCCCCGACGCCTTCGAGGACCTCGTCGAGCGCATCGACGGCGAGAAACGACGGTACGACGAACACGTCGACGCCTTCGACCTCTCCCCCGAAGACGCCGAGGAACTCGCCCGCGAGGTGGAAGTCGACAACGGCGGCTACGGCTTCCAGATGCCCTCCTCTCTCTACCACCGCTTCATGACCGGGCTGACGGGCGGGAAGATGTCCTCGTCGATTCCGGCGAGCCACATCTCGCTGCTCGACGACCCCGCCGAGGGCTACGAGAAGGTCAAGTCGGCGACCACGGGCGGGCGAGACACCGCCGAGGAGCAGCGCGAACTCGGCGGCGAGGCCGACAAGTGCCCGGTGTACGAACTGTACGCCTACCTGCTCTCGGGCGACGACGACGACTTCGCCAAGCGGGTCTACGACGAATGCGTCGGCGGCGAGCGCCTCTGTGGCGACTGCAAGGAGCAGGCCGCCCGGTTGATGCAGGACTTCCTGAGCGAGCACCAGGAGAAGCGCGCGGAGGTCGAGGGGATGCTAGAGGACCTCGACATGGAACTCGAATCGCCCAGGCGGCGCGTCGCAGGCGAGGCCGACGACTGA